In Penaeus vannamei isolate JL-2024 unplaced genomic scaffold, ASM4276789v1 unanchor748, whole genome shotgun sequence, the genomic window GagaaggacaaaagagagagagagaagagagaagaagagaaagacagaaagaatgaaagagaaagacagaaagaatgaaagagaaagacagagaaggacagaaagaatgaaagagaaagacagaaagaatgaaagagaaagacagagagaacaaaaaagaaagacaggaagaatgaaagagagagacagaaagaatgaaagagaaagacagaaaggatgaaagagaaagacagaaagaatgaaagagagagacagaaagaatgaaagagaaagacagaaagaatgaaagagagagacagaaagaatgaaagagaaagacagataaaatgaaagagaaagacagaaagaatgaaagagaaagacagatagaatgaaagagaaagacagaaagaatgagagaaggacagaaagaatgaaagagaaagacagaaagaatgaaagagaaagacagatagaatgaaagagatagacagaaagaatgagagaaggacagaaagaatgaaagagaaagacagaaagaatgaaaaagaaagatagaaagaatgaaagagaaagacagaaagaatgaaagagagaaaaagaaagaaagagaaaaaaagaaaatgaaagagagagaaaggaatagagagaaaggaagagaaagaaagagaaaaagagagaaaggaatagagagaaaggaagagaaagaaagagaaagagagagagtgagttcttTTCAACTTTTGGAGTATGTTAATGAGCATCTTTTGTTTAAAAAGTTAAACAAAATATCCTTAAGTAGCTGATTGAATATTTTCAACCATCAAATCAACTACTTATACATCATTTTACTGAGGACACACTCATAAAATGTGAATatacaacaacaaatacacaaacataagaacacacacaaacaatacaaaaaacaatTTCAGTAAAAGAGCATTTCACAGCAACATCCAATaaccacaaacacatataaaaatgtTTCTAATGTGAATAGGTATTGCTCTTTTCCGAGTGACAGAGAGTAGATGAAATTATTATCTCTGACAAGATATTCTAGCTGACTGAAAGCAAAAGGAAACTTTTATTATGAATTTAGCATGTTGGGCAAGATAAGGTTATGGTTTGATAAGATGACAAATGTTACTGGAATTAACAACATGGAGGAGATAGCTTTTAAATAAATAACTTGGAAAGGAAATATAGGGTAAAAAATGGAGGTCCAATAAACAATACTAGATATTAGACATCAAGTCTTTTCTTGAACTTAGTCATATCTCCAATTTCCTTAAAATTGATTCTTTTATCTTACCTGCTTCAATGAATGGAGCTGGTGACAATTATGGAACATTGATTTAGCCTGCTGCCATGTCCCatcgatgataattatgttgtatGGGGGCTGGTTCTTCCCTACAGGAGGTAGTTCTTCTAGGCTCATAGCTTCTTCTCCGGGATACATTAAAATTGAATTCTCACTTGTCAATATGTCTGTTAGCTGTGGATACCTAGGGGAttgatagaaaggaaaaaaaaattaatcatcaCATTTCTgggtaaagaaaataatagctAGACGTAAGAAGAAAAATAGTGAGGGAAAACATGGGTTATCAGTAACTAGCATGAAGGGTATGACTAAGTTTCCtaaaccatgaaaaaaaaattaaaataaaataataataacaatttaatcTAAAATATTGTGGAGtacaaataacattaacaatttcactctcactcttacagacacataaacaaagtgactcaagaaagaaggaaatatttaaaaattttacAGAGCAATATACCTTGTCAATGAGAACCTCTTTCCCTTGACTTGCATATAGGCTCCATTGGGGAGAGCCGCCTGCAGCATTGGGGCAGTGCGAAGGCAACGCTTTTCCTCGTGCGGGTGCTGGAGTATCACTACCCGGCATGATGTCTCCACTATCTGCTTGTCAAGACTCTGGCACCAGCACACAGCCACAGGTCGACTACAAAGAAGGTGTGTTATTCTTATACATATCATTCAGTGGTTTTAATTGTACCTACTCACAAATGCTATTCtatttaataataatgtaatatccaAATTTCAATGGCATTATAACATGAGATAAACGATTGTTAATATAAACATCTATTCACTGCTAAAGGGacctaataaaaatattaatgctaAAATGATCTGATATGTAAATAAGTTGTACCTATATTTCACTCCAGTAATAATCAACTAATCACTTATCATACAATGACTATTTCTCCTGCAAAACTACACTTGTTTGGGAAAGACACTACTGAATGATGAGGAAAGTATTTGAAtcgtaaaaatatgataaatactgTTAAATACTCAAATCATTCTTTGAAAAGACAGTTAAATCTTAAATTAATAGTATGATGCCAAGTGATGCCACAGCCAGTAGGATTTACAAGAGTCAaggtaatataattataatttggaaCACGGGAGATTCTAATATACTTAGACATTTACAATATAGAGAGATCACCATCTTACTGAAAGGAACACATTACACAAATGAAACGCAGATTAGGCCATAAAAAAATTGAGTATTCTACACGAAGATAAATATATCATGCACAATATACGTTTGATATAGGCCTAAGACTATAAAATTAGCGTTTTATTACTCTTGCATTGGCAATTCTGCAATTTGAAAAAGACGGGGTATAGCAAAATATCCCCCAGCAATGACTGCCAGGGCGTAACTTTTGCATGACCTTTTGCAATGTCTAGGCTTAGGCCTATTGGTCGTGACCATCCAATTCACCTTTATTTATATTACTCTGCATTCCTGCCATCTTTAAAGGTCTATAAAACACAAGCTTCATGGCCAATTCTTTGTCGTTCGCACAAAGTTTAATGTATTGTTGCAGACTGCAGTTGAAGTCACACACCAGCATCTGTTACAATGAGGTCGTTTTTCCCGTCGTCCGATCTCGATATGCACCAGATCCGCAAGAAGGGATAActccgcctcctcgtcctccattcTTGGCTTTGGCTGAGCTCTCGGGGGCCTCAGCGGTGAGCAACATGAACTCAACGGCGCTGCAATCCTTTTCGCGAAGTCTCACCTAGAGTCGGTCGGCCAGTCAGCTGTGTCTTGCTTGGAACAAGATAAAACTCATATGATCCTCTTACTTTCGAAGATCCTACCAATTGTAACTAAATGTTTTATCTAAAATGGAATATTATTGGTTAAATTTCGATCGCAATGTGCTTCCCGAATTTCTCAATTTTCATTGGTTGACAAATGTTTACAACCGAGTATGCTGGCCAATCAAAAATGTTCCCGCGAGAACTCACATTATCATCTTACTCTTCTAAATTCTATCGAATCACAACCAAATAGCAAATCCAAACTAGGATCTGATTGGTGTAAGATTTCCTGTCCTCTTCTTTTCAGCTTCCTCGATTCTCATTGGTCGACAAATGTTTACAATCGATTACGCTGGCCAATCAGAGGCGTTCCCGCGAAAAGTTACCGCGCTCGAACAGCTGAGAGAGACAAGAAGGTGGACGGTCGCGCTGAGGAAAGAAAGGCTGTCGGGGGAGGAGAGAtcgctttttctcgctttttcttggtGCTTTACAGACAGACGGGAATCAGGAATCATGGAGGAGGAATGCACAATAGGTGAGTTGATTAATGCACGTGagttatagaaagaaaaaggggtgAGTTGCGCTATATATGTGCTTTTGTcaaagttttgttgttgttgacctGACTTGATCGAGATTTTGAGTTTCGGGAAAACGGATTATGAAGCGACCCCAAAGATATAGAAAATAACGAtgcagaaaaataagaataaaagtaagcaATAGTGTCATTGAAGAAAGTAAGTGAAAATACGATTCaagagaacaaacaaataaacaaaaataaaattaaaatactcgtacaagttaaaaaaaaaaaaaaaaaaaacgtaacgaaTCTCTTGCCTTTTAGGATAttgacctttttttccctcttcaaaTATGCTTTAAGGAGCAGATGAACTTATTTTCTCCAATACCATATCAAATAACTaaacctcaagtgatgtatcttTTGCGTATGGATTCACGTCGTCAGATGTTCTGATATTACGAAAAAATAGTAAAGTCTGTATATTTAAAATCGTGTTTGCGTAATTATGTTGAAGATTCGTTACTTAGAATAATGATTAAAGGAAAAGATATTGCAGAATGAAAAGTAATTGTGTTATGATCCGATTCAGTGCTGCTTTGTCAGCGAAGTAGTTGAAATTTCGAACTATTTCAGTGAAAAATTTTGTAAATTCAGTCTAATGAccatgttttttatttctttttcttggtttacCTATCACACAAGTTTTTAAGGTTTGGCTCATGGAAATATATGAGCATTTTTAGTTCTTGGGGAAGGCACATCCTTACAAAGTAGAATTCATGGAAGATGTTTAAATAAATCCCTAATGGTTTTTCAGAATGGGAAATTTCTCATAATTATATTGGCTTTGTTCTATTCAAATCTACTTGACGCTTATTGTGGATGTCCTACAACGTGAGGACTGTCCTGATATTGGCGCATTGTTAAGTGTTTATTGTGTTATGTGCTATTGCGAAGGTTGACAAATCTCCACCATTTATATTCTAAGAACATAGTGCTGGGACAATTTCCATATTTTATGGTAATTGCCATAGGGACCTGCAGGATATTTCTAGCGAGAATGTGGTGATTTTTGGCTTTTGCTTGAGTATTGGGAAATTGGAAGACTACTATTTAGTATGAGGTTAGGGACAAATTCATGGGTGTCTtgtaaatatttctttctttctttatttaatgaATGGATTAATGTTTCCCACTGATTTACTGTATGCTTAGCACCATGAGAAAATGGAAGATTTTAGAGTACGTTTGGTCTCCATGTGTCTGGCATTTCTGTCCTCTTAAATATAGCTCTTGAATACTAACTTGTTTGCTGTACATTTAGCAAGtgatttgttcctttttttgtttgtttgtgaaagtgGGGATACAAGAACCTGCTCAAGTCTTAAAGTAGAAGTCTCCTAAAATACAATGAGAAGCAGAAGAGTGCACATTCTGTTAAAAACTCATCAGAAGATCTTGATTGAGGATCTGTCAGGGGCTTTACTATCAAATTAATTTTAAAGGGTTTGGAAAAAGAGcagacctgaagatgaaatccagggTGATTTTGAAACTTTTAGAccccatttttatatattttctttaaaaatttgatagtaattctttacagtaagGACACATTTGCCAGAAACGAAGTCCCCAACCCCACGTCAAAAAATTTATTCATCAGTCAAAGTTGCCGTGACtgggcgtgcccttcgggcactgcctgaGAGGAGGGTTGATAGGAGGCTCTGCCCCTCAACATCCCCCCGGGAAACATAAACTTCACCTTTGTATGCATGACAAGATAGAACAGAAACTTGGGTGCAGCAAGGGTACTTAGGCTGAGAGTGGTGCTTTCTGCaatgtttttcctttattttttgcattactGTTTGTATCTGCAAATGATTTCATGTACCAAGGattgcaactttttgtcctcaacaagaatatcatattcaaattGCTCTAACTTAGTgtgtccataccataaagattaaccattGAGTCTTggggtacatatattttcattagcTATCTAGTTTGTTTGTGCATTAATTCAGCATCTTATTGGCTTTTTACCTATAGTTCATTACTTATGTTTTGCTTGACAAAAGAAAATATCCTGAATGTAATATTTTTCAATATGTACTTAGCTTTTGTTTTACTTGTGGATATTAAATCTGTTGGAAAGGTGTGTTCCTGGTGACTTTTGCAGTTGAAATACTTGGTGGAATACTTATTTGCTCAGATTGTCTTTTAAGAACCATTAAGATTCAGTATTGTTAATTTTTCCTCAAATTTAAACCCAATAAGTTTAGACTGAATATCCTTATCTCTCATTTCAGTGGGTGAGGTGGGCAAGAAAGGCTTTGGAAGCCCACCATTAAAGAAATTAAAGCAGAGTGAGTATAAAGTATATGCTTTAGTCACATTTAGAATTTTGAATCTTTTTGTGTACTTTAGATTTTAATTGTGATATGGACATCTAAAAGATAGGACTACTTCAATTCACCATTTTTGGTTTTTATTCATCAATGTTTGCTTTTCTTAGGTCGTTTGCCTTTTGCACCCCTGGATTCCAAGACCCCACAGAAGAATTCAAGCCCCAACAATCAGAAGAAACGAAAGCTGTCTGGATCAGAACTCTCTCAAAACTCACCCAAGACTCCTCGTAGTGAAAACAACTCAATGAGTGAAACCCCAGTGTCAGATAGAAAGTTGCAAACACCTAAGTCAGTTGGAAGTGCCACCAAAGACAAGTCAAAGCAAGGGGTGACTCCCACTGAATCGactaaaaagaggggaagaggaagacctCCAAAGaccgaaaaggaaaaagaagagagcaagagagcaaagcAGGCAAGGTAAGATGAAACTATTCTGGCATTTTGATTTACATGAATGTTATATTTGTGTTTAGAAGCTCTGGtaaaattatcctttttatctgtctctatttctgtcctatttgtcgctctgtctctatgcatttctatctgtatctttctcctcacctctgagTCCCTCTCATATATGAATTATCTCAATAGTTACCAGATGACCTCTGATGATGAAGTTAGTTCAAGTGTCGATGATGACGTTGATGTACCTGAAGCAAAGAAGAAACCGGTTGAGAAAACGAGGAAGTTGCTGTCTGCCTTCATGAGCAAGGAGCCAACCCAGCAGGCAGAAGTCACTACCTCCACAGATGATGTGGACAAGGAAGAAATGGAACAGGAAGACAAGGAGAACAAAGATTGTACCAgtgaagaggagagtgggagaggagagatggagatatcCTCAAAGGATGACAGTCCCGTTGAAGAGGCTTCCGAGGGTGGAGTTGATGCAGCtagcaaagaggaggaaaaaccTGAGGAAAACACGAAAGTTGAAAGTgcaaatgaggaggagaataaaaagagcaGCAAGAAAAGTTCACCGTTAATTGATATGCTCAAAGCAAAGAAAACTAGCAATGATGCAAAGAATGAGAAGGCTGTTAAGGAAAAAGCTGTagaagaacaggaaggaaaatcagggaaagaggaaaaggtagaggatAAATTGGAAAAAGAGGATAAGGTGCAGAAGAAACCAGCAGGAGCCAAGAAAGAAGGTAAACAAAATATGATCaaggcagaaggaaagaaggaaaagttggtaggaaagaagaaagaaaaaggagcagagaagttggaaaagaaagaaagtgatgaaAAGCTGACTAAAGATTCAAAAGAAAAGACTGAGAGCAAAGAAGCAGTTATAGAAAAGAAGGATGAggtagaggaggtgaagaaaacaaatgaaacagaagcaaaggagaaacctaaaagtgaagaaaaaggtgttgaaaagggaagaaaaattctGAAAAATAAGGGCCAAGAAGTAGAAACCAAAGCAGAATCAAAAAAGGCTAGCAAAGAGGAAGCAAAAACAGatgataaaacagagaaaaatgaagaggaagtcaagatgaaaaagaaagcagATGGTGGAAAAACAGATAGTGATTCAAAcaatgaagaaaagaatgaagaaggacaTGAtagcaaggaagaaaagaaagagaatgaagaaggaagtgagagcaaggaagagaaagaaaatgaggagggaagtgaaagcaaggaagaaaacaATGAAGGAAATGAGAGCACAGAGGAGATGGAAGTTGACTTGGATGCCAGTGGATCCTCAAAGAGCGATGGCACAGGTTCAGCCAACACCTCACCTGTTGCGACGTCTAAATCCTCAGATAAGCTTGAGGTACCCATGTCTTCAGGGCAGAAGACTCCAGTCAGTATACAAAAGGCAAAGAAGCTTACTCCAAAGCAAATAGCAAAGGAAGCAGAGAGGcagcaaaagagggaggagagagaaaagttgaggaaagaaagggagaagaaaaagcaggaggaactagcagagaaggagaggatcaagaaacaaaaagaggaagagaggcagaaagcaaaagaggagaaggagaaggccaaagaagagcagaaaaggaagagacaagaagaaattgAGTAAGTTTTTTTTGATGTGGAACAGATGTAGATTCTATTTTGTCTGAATTTAATGTGTTCATGATAAAGGTAATTTGCAATGAGTGAaatctattatattttttgtcaagaatttattttttatacatgtCCAAATCACTAACTTTGAAATAGTTTGACTAGGTTCTGACTAGATGTTATaactttttgtttgtatgttctgCACACATTGATTTACTTGATATTTCAGAgccaaaaaacagaagaaagaggaggaacagcagTTGAAAGAAGTTGAAAGgatgataagagaagaggaggcacGGCTAGcacaggaagaaaaacagaagcagaaagacaAATTGAAAAACAAGTTTGCCAGTTTCTTTGTTGCCAAGAAAAGAGACCTAGAGGAGGCTGAGGAAAAGAGCAGCAATGGGAACTTCAAGGAATTCAGAGTAAGCTTCCACATGATTTtctttaaattatatatacatattcttatattgtGGATAGGGCATCTTGCTGAACAGCTGTAGGTTCATGCCCTTAGTGGGCATTTGTGGTTGCAAAACTAGCTTATACTGAGTTTATAGCCACTTTGTTGCAACTGCTGAGGCAGGCCAGTGATTTAAGCATTGGACACCAACCCTCATGGTCCTGGAATTGAATCCATGTCGTGTTAGTTGCAACATAGGGAACATAAATGCAGAGTGCTGGCTTTGCAGTTCCAAGGTTTTTGCATGACCAGCCTCTATGTTGACTTGGCTATTAGTCAGGACTGTCTTCATGATGGAGTCAAAGTTGTGGCAGAAAGGAAGTGGTAAACCTAATTGCAGCTTTTAATTTGTAGTATCATTGTATTGCCTAATTAGAACAGCTTTTAAATATAAACTCTGCCATTAGTAtttagagaggaaaaaagaaatggaaaattgaATGTCATGAGTTTTTATCATTGGAAAATAGGTTGCCTTGCCAATATACAACAACTGCAAGAGGTTATATTTTGATCATTTGTTTTTGATTCAGGTAAAGGAAGACATGCAGCTCGCTCCATTAGTACGCACAAACTTCACAGAGGACCGCCGGACATCACTTAATGAGTATTTAACCAAGCAAACAAAAGATTCATCTGAAACCTACTTGAGTATTCTCAAAACAGGAATTTATGCACCATGCAAGTCTCAGCGCACTTGGCCTtttgagaataagaaggaagaagttgatgatgatattgaaattatTGGTATGTTTgtgatttactttttatttatttatttatttattttttaactgaATATTTAAAAATAGCTTGCAAAATTTAATTAGAGTAAGTTTtccttcaatattattattgtaattaatgatgataatgatggtaatgtttttCTAACTGATgggtatatttttgttttgttttttttcttcttttttcccatttgtctttgcattttttccccatgcaatttcttttatttttattattaattttatttttatttttattatttatttatttatttatttattttgataggaaggggagaaatgggtTTTCCTGTGAAACAGATACTGAAATTATTTTATGAAAATTACCTTTTGTTTCCTCAAAATTgcagaagatgaagatggagatatgGATGCCGGAGACTCAATGGTTCAGGAAACCGAATCAGATCTGAATATCAAGACAGTAAAGGCCAAGCTGCTAAAGTTTTGTGAAAATCGCAGACCAGCATATTGGGGAACCTGGAGCAAGAAGAGCAAAAATATCTGCGCACGGCGGCCTTTTGCAAGAGATGTGAGTTTACCCTTTATTTTTCCCCACCTTGATCTGTGAAATTTCCTgatttcagtttttctttctgttcttagatAGGAATCAAGGCAACTTATTTCTTTGGTCTTGTTAATGGCTTGTCTTGAATATCTAGGTTATGAAAACTTTTTTCATGATTGTATTTGCATAAACAAGTATTTTCTAAATTTGTCAAACTACTAATTCACATTGCATTAAATATTTTATTAAATTTCAGGATATTTTTAACTATGagtatgacagtgatgatgattgggaggaagaggaaacgggagagagcCTAAGTGACtctgaaggagaggaaaaagaggaagaggagggagaccaATATGAAGTTGATAATGACTTCTTTGTCCCCCATGGCTACCTCTCGGATGATGAGGGCAAGTCtgaccaagaggaagaggaagagaatggacaggaggaggtggggtttgAATGTGATGATTTTCAAAGTTGGAAATATTATGCCCTagagttctaaaaaaaaaatatgtataggaTGAGAAATCTTGTGCTTGTTTGAATGAAAACACAGGGTTTGTTATACACTACAGATTCACTGTATCCTGTTGGGTGCTGCTGCAGTACACTCTCTTGTCTTGTTTTCTGCTATATGCTGCCTGGCTTACCCTGTATAATGAAATCAATTTCTGAGATTAACTAGAAGTGTACTCCTTACTTTAGAAACAGTAGTTGTGGACTTCACAAATTATATTTACACTCCTGTTCTGCCTGCTCTGTCTGGGGAACCAGTGGACTCGCCTTTAATCACATAATTGCTTTTAGTTGTAACTTGACTTGATTGTGAGTCAGTTTTCAGTGTTTAGATTTCTCTTAACCtttagtatatatgtaaaaatgtccATCTTAATTACAGGATAATGGAAGCAAACACAAAGAGCAGCTGAAGCAAAAACAAGCAGAAtttgaagaggaaatgaaaaagaagacaaagcatCTGAAGCCCCGTGTTATTGGTTCTTTATGGATGGCAGATGCAAACAACAATCCAGGTAACTTTTTTAAAAAGTGGTTGGGGCTCTGTTTTTACAGTATTTGTATTTTGGGCTTTAgccatgatcatgattatttacATATCAACATGTTGGACTTGAGGGCCTCATGACCAAAATCTCAGCATTAGGCTAACTTGTGTGGTGACTCTCCCAGGTATGTAGCTTATCAGCCCACATGAACACTTGTGTGCGGTGTAAAGACTCCTTGCTTACCGTTTGTAATattgctatctttttttttttttagtattattgaaTCATCTAACACCCTGTGCTGCTGGTTGCAGCA contains:
- the LOC113823277 gene encoding chromatin assembly factor 1 subunit A-B — translated: MEEECTIVGEVGKKGFGSPPLKKLKQSRLPFAPLDSKTPQKNSSPNNQKKRKLSGSELSQNSPKTPRSENNSMSETPVSDRKLQTPKSVGSATKDKSKQGVTPTESTKKRGRGRPPKTEKEKEESKRAKQASYQMTSDDEVSSSVDDDVDVPEAKKKPVEKTRKLLSAFMSKEPTQQAEVTTSTDDVDKEEMEQEDKENKDCTSEEESGRGEMEISSKDDSPVEEASEGGVDAASKEEEKPEENTKVESANEEENKKSSKKSSPLIDMLKAKKTSNDAKNEKAVKEKAVEEQEGKSGKEEKVEDKLEKEDKVQKKPAGAKKEGKQNMIKAEGKKEKLVGKKKEKGAEKLEKKESDEKLTKDSKEKTESKEAVIEKKDEVEEVKKTNETEAKEKPKSEEKGVEKGRKILKNKGQEVETKAESKKASKEEAKTDDKTEKNEEEVKMKKKADGGKTDSDSNNEEKNEEGHDSKEEKKENEEGSESKEEKENEEGSESKEENNEGNESTEEMEVDLDASGSSKSDGTGSANTSPVATSKSSDKLEVPMSSGQKTPVSIQKAKKLTPKQIAKEAERQQKREEREKLRKEREKKKQEELAEKERIKKQKEEERQKAKEEKEKAKEEQKRKRQEEIEAKKQKKEEEQQLKEVERMIREEEARLAQEEKQKQKDKLKNKFASFFVAKKRDLEEAEEKSSNGNFKEFRVKEDMQLAPLVRTNFTEDRRTSLNEYLTKQTKDSSETYLSILKTGIYAPCKSQRTWPFENKKEEVDDDIEIIEDEDGDMDAGDSMVQETESDLNIKTVKAKLLKFCENRRPAYWGTWSKKSKNICARRPFARDDIFNYEYDSDDDWEEEETGESLSDSEGEEKEEEEGDQYEVDNDFFVPHGYLSDDEGKSDQEEEEENGQEEDNGSKHKEQLKQKQAEFEEEMKKKTKHLKPRVIGSLWMADANNNPAFNQLLKILNPHKAVTLGTSLPIGTRHGGVIPKDTKEQKDDDDGSTEDKGNAKKFCKTFPEEAVPALIKLVHGNRNGKAFLSREFSDFWRKLQAGELDEEQLEGIPMLSSPIQASMFLARKKVESKIQELGHWRKCPEEGPFSKVMMWYVSKQVREEHGVADITVPNSWNYINKPKEKREVNFEDPDTMEESKSNKAGKLTPITAFTKKLPTTPSSANTSPTSTPATTPQTLKSNEGSPSSASLAPVTPSRNPESPPNSTGETPSGKSGTPGQPKKKVALFSVPRNQEITDAQKASFVSFFKKNAEKSPVPTKSDSTKDRSSEKTSQPDPKKDDDDIQCITLD